In the Leptotrichia sp. oral taxon 212 genome, one interval contains:
- a CDS encoding AraC family transcriptional regulator has protein sequence MKKTDEFYFEQLPSLFEFQKTEDAFGEKFFIKEQNSKKQEMTGVLQRYCLDDEYEISIFKIKGKTQQVLNNPPVSFEFFEMMYCIEGECKFSSNFEGKKKKYHLKKGDILLHKSHNGIKNYKVNCNNLKLITIDIYPNEIVNNNLKIKNMEKITQWKEKIFKIFRNDEFYFGKSSGEIDILAQEIMNMSVKNIENYLKFKMKVFQFIVLILEIQSSTIDGSLISKQAKDLLEEFKISNLPTVKELCEIMNISRYHLEQSFKNYEKIGISEYIQKKKMKYAEMLLISTDKSILEVANEIGYENPSKFSQSFKKYLGILPRKYRNINLEKNNK, from the coding sequence ATGAAGAAAACAGATGAATTTTATTTTGAACAGCTTCCTTCATTATTTGAATTTCAGAAGACAGAGGATGCCTTTGGAGAGAAATTCTTTATTAAGGAACAGAATTCAAAAAAACAGGAAATGACAGGAGTATTACAAAGGTACTGTCTTGATGATGAATATGAGATATCTATTTTTAAAATAAAGGGGAAAACTCAGCAGGTACTGAATAATCCACCTGTTTCATTTGAATTTTTTGAAATGATGTATTGTATTGAAGGTGAATGTAAATTTTCTTCTAATTTTGAAGGAAAGAAGAAAAAATATCATCTGAAAAAAGGTGATATACTCCTTCATAAATCACATAATGGTATAAAAAATTACAAAGTAAACTGCAATAATCTCAAACTGATTACAATAGATATTTATCCTAATGAAATAGTAAATAATAATTTAAAAATAAAGAATATGGAAAAAATAACTCAATGGAAAGAGAAAATTTTTAAAATATTTAGAAATGATGAATTTTATTTTGGAAAGTCAAGTGGTGAAATAGATATCTTGGCACAGGAAATTATGAATATGTCAGTAAAAAATATAGAGAATTACCTGAAATTTAAAATGAAAGTATTTCAATTTATTGTTCTAATACTGGAGATACAGTCTTCCACTATAGATGGTTCCCTGATTTCGAAACAGGCAAAGGATTTGCTTGAAGAATTTAAAATTTCTAATTTACCTACAGTGAAAGAATTATGTGAGATTATGAATATAAGCAGATATCATTTAGAGCAGTCGTTCAAAAATTATGAAAAAATAGGAATTTCTGAATATATACAGAAAAAGAAAATGAAGTATGCTGAAATGCTTCTTATTTCAACTGATAAAAGTATTCTTGAAGTAGCAAATGAAATAGGATACGAAAATCCAAGCAAATTTTCTCAATCTTTTAAGAAATATTTAGGAATTTTACCTAGAAAGTATAGAAATATAAATTTAGAAAAAAATAATAAGTAA